Proteins encoded within one genomic window of Streptomyces taklimakanensis:
- the nuoN gene encoding NADH-quinone oxidoreductase subunit NuoN, with protein sequence MSTSTTELTELTLRAQEVIPAPHIEYGKLAPVLIVIGAAVVGVLVEAFVPRRGRYLAQVALSVLALASAFAAVVGLAASGSATTEAGLIAMGALAMDGPALFLQGVILLVSLVAVFTFAERRLDPRAHGGHVDSFAAQGAAVPGGDAEKAAVRAGFTTTEVYPLLLFAVGGMLVFPAANDLLTLFIALEVFSLPLYVLCALARRKRLMSQEAALKYFLLGAFSSAFLLFGIALLYGYAGTVRYAGIASVVSDTNREVTEALAATTGNDALLLVGGALLLMGLLFKVGAVPFHMWTPDVYQGAPTPVTGFMAAATKVAAFGALLRLLYVVLPGLTWDWRPVLWGVAIASMVAGAVVAVTQTDVKRLLAYSSIAHAGFILAGVIAATPSGISSVLFYLAAYSFVTLGSFAVVTLVRDAGGEATHLSGWAGLGRRAPLVAAVFAVFLLAFAGIPLTSGFAGKFAVFKAAAEGGAGALVVVGVIASAVAAFFYIRVIVLMFFSEPKAEGPSVAVPSPLTTTAIAIGVAVTVVLGVAPQYFLDLASQAGVFAR encoded by the coding sequence GTGAGCACCAGCACCACCGAACTCACCGAACTCACCCTGCGGGCCCAGGAGGTGATCCCGGCCCCCCACATCGAGTACGGGAAACTCGCACCGGTACTGATCGTCATCGGTGCCGCGGTCGTCGGCGTGCTGGTCGAGGCGTTCGTACCGCGCCGCGGCCGGTACCTCGCCCAGGTGGCGCTCTCCGTCCTGGCCCTGGCGTCGGCCTTCGCGGCCGTCGTCGGGCTGGCCGCCTCCGGGAGCGCCACCACGGAGGCGGGCCTGATCGCCATGGGCGCCCTGGCGATGGACGGCCCGGCACTCTTCCTCCAGGGCGTGATCCTGCTGGTGTCCCTGGTGGCGGTGTTCACCTTCGCCGAGCGGCGGCTGGACCCGCGGGCGCACGGCGGCCACGTGGACTCCTTCGCCGCCCAGGGCGCCGCCGTTCCCGGCGGTGACGCGGAGAAGGCCGCGGTCAGGGCCGGCTTCACCACCACCGAGGTCTACCCCCTGCTGCTCTTCGCGGTCGGCGGCATGCTGGTCTTCCCGGCCGCCAACGACCTGCTGACCCTCTTCATCGCGCTGGAGGTCTTCTCCCTCCCGCTGTACGTGCTGTGCGCGCTGGCCCGCCGCAAGCGGCTGATGTCGCAGGAGGCGGCGCTCAAGTACTTCCTGCTGGGCGCCTTCTCCTCCGCCTTCCTGCTCTTCGGCATCGCGCTGCTGTACGGCTACGCGGGCACGGTGAGGTACGCGGGCATCGCCTCGGTCGTCTCGGACACCAACCGGGAGGTCACCGAGGCACTGGCCGCGACCACGGGCAACGACGCGCTGCTGCTCGTCGGCGGCGCGCTGCTGCTGATGGGGCTGCTGTTCAAGGTCGGCGCCGTGCCGTTCCACATGTGGACGCCGGACGTCTACCAGGGCGCCCCGACCCCCGTCACGGGTTTCATGGCCGCCGCCACCAAGGTCGCCGCCTTCGGCGCCCTGCTGCGGCTGCTGTACGTCGTCCTGCCGGGACTCACCTGGGACTGGCGGCCGGTGCTGTGGGGCGTGGCGATCGCCTCGATGGTGGCCGGCGCGGTCGTCGCCGTCACGCAGACCGACGTCAAGCGGCTGCTGGCGTACTCCTCCATCGCGCACGCGGGCTTCATCCTCGCCGGTGTGATCGCGGCGACGCCCAGCGGGATCTCCTCGGTGCTCTTCTACCTGGCGGCCTACTCCTTCGTCACGCTCGGCTCCTTCGCCGTGGTGACACTGGTGCGGGACGCCGGGGGCGAGGCCACCCACCTGTCCGGGTGGGCCGGGCTGGGGCGGCGCGCGCCGCTGGTGGCCGCGGTCTTCGCGGTCTTCCTGCTGGCCTTCGCGGGCATTCCGCTGACCTCGGGGTTCGCGGGCAAGTTCGCGGTCTTCAAGGCGGCGGCGGAAGGCGGCGCGGGCGCGCTGGTGGTGGTGGGCGTGATCGCCTCGGCCGTGGCGGCGTTCTTCTACATCCGCGTCATCGTCCTGATGTTCTTCAGCGAGCCGAAGGCGGAGGGGCCGTCGGTGGCGGTTCCCAGCCCGCTGACCACGACGGCGATCGCCATCGGCGTGGCGGTCACGGTGGTGCTGGGGGTCGCCCCGCAGTACTTCCTGGACCTGGCCTCCCAGGCGGGGGTGTTCGCGCGCTGA
- the fahA gene encoding fumarylacetoacetase, whose product MSDATPLDLPDDDLFGPDNLPYGVFTTEDDPDLPRIGVRYGRSVLDAGSAAESFGSPHADLLREPRLNPLMAAGRPVWQAVRAELRSWLTSPEHADVIGQYLVPLEDVTLHLPFEPADYVDFYASEHHASNVGRIFRPNGEPLTPNWKHLPIGYHGRAGTVVVSGTPVVRPRGQRKAPDETAPTFGPSRRLDIEAEVGFVVGAPSRLGEPVPQSAFREHVFGVCLVNDWSARDIQAWEYVPLGPFLGKSFATSVSAWVTPLDALDAARTDPPARTHPLLPYLEDSAGGEPGGLDLRISVSLNGHTIAEPPFSAMYWTAAQQLAHMTVNGASLRTGDLFASGTVSGPQAHQRGCLLELTWSGRDPLDLPDGERTFLEDGDEVVITAWAPGPNGGRVGLGEVSGRVHPAGGAEDR is encoded by the coding sequence ATGTCCGACGCGACCCCGCTCGACCTCCCCGACGACGACCTCTTCGGCCCGGACAACCTTCCCTACGGCGTCTTCACCACCGAGGACGACCCCGACCTGCCCCGGATCGGCGTCCGGTACGGCCGGTCCGTGCTGGACGCCGGATCGGCGGCGGAGAGCTTCGGCTCGCCCCACGCCGACCTGCTCCGGGAGCCCCGCCTCAACCCCCTGATGGCGGCGGGACGGCCGGTCTGGCAGGCCGTCCGCGCCGAGCTGCGCTCCTGGCTGACCTCCCCCGAGCACGCCGACGTCATCGGGCAGTACCTGGTCCCGCTCGAGGACGTCACCCTCCACCTCCCCTTCGAGCCGGCCGACTACGTGGACTTCTACGCCAGCGAGCACCACGCCTCCAACGTCGGGCGGATCTTCCGGCCGAACGGCGAGCCCCTCACCCCCAACTGGAAGCACCTGCCGATCGGCTACCACGGCCGTGCCGGCACGGTGGTGGTCTCCGGGACCCCGGTCGTCCGCCCGCGGGGACAGCGCAAGGCACCCGACGAGACGGCCCCCACCTTCGGACCGTCCCGCCGTCTGGACATCGAGGCCGAGGTCGGCTTCGTCGTCGGCGCCCCCTCGCGCCTGGGCGAGCCGGTGCCCCAGTCCGCCTTCCGGGAGCACGTCTTCGGCGTCTGCCTCGTCAACGACTGGTCGGCGCGCGACATCCAGGCGTGGGAGTACGTCCCGCTGGGCCCGTTCCTGGGGAAGTCCTTCGCGACCTCCGTCTCCGCCTGGGTCACCCCGCTCGACGCCCTCGACGCCGCCCGCACCGACCCACCGGCCCGCACCCACCCGCTACTGCCCTACCTGGAGGACTCCGCCGGCGGCGAACCCGGCGGACTGGACCTGCGGATCTCCGTCTCCCTCAACGGTCACACCATCGCCGAGCCGCCGTTCTCCGCCATGTACTGGACGGCCGCCCAGCAGCTCGCCCACATGACGGTCAACGGAGCCTCGCTGCGCACCGGTGATCTCTTCGCCTCCGGCACGGTCAGCGGTCCGCAGGCGCACCAGCGCGGCTGCCTGTTGGAACTGACCTGGTCCGGGCGCGACCCGTTGGACCTGCCCGACGGCGAGCGGACCTTCCTGGAGGACGGTGACGAGGTCGTCATCACCGCCTGGGCCCCGGGGCCGAACGGCGGCCGCGTCGGTCTGGGCGAGGTCTCCGGTCGCGTCCACCCGGCCGGCGGCGCGGAGGACCGGTAG
- a CDS encoding polyprenyl synthetase family protein, whose product MTVVEPFGLSVRDQALEADVKAGLAAVEEGLVEATKSGVPFITEAAQHLVRAGGKRFRPLLVMLASQFGDPHAPGVVPSAVVVELTHLATLYHDDVMDEAAVRRGVPSANVRWGNSVAVLTGDFLFAQASHILAGLGPEAVRVQAEAFERLVTGQILETAGPQEGDDPITHYLDVIAGKTGSLIAVAGRLGAMMSGADERVVDILTQYGERIGTAFQLADDVLDIASDAHESGKTPGTDLREGVATLPVLHLRARAARSGAPDDLALCALLDGDLTDDVRHAEALAGLRAHPALDEARRDTVRYADEARGILAPLPDCAAKEALSSLCDSVVHRAG is encoded by the coding sequence GTGACCGTCGTCGAGCCCTTCGGGCTGAGCGTGCGGGACCAGGCACTGGAAGCCGATGTAAAGGCGGGGTTGGCGGCTGTCGAGGAGGGCCTGGTCGAGGCCACCAAGAGTGGCGTGCCCTTCATAACGGAAGCCGCGCAACACCTGGTGCGGGCCGGCGGGAAGCGTTTCCGCCCGCTGCTGGTGATGCTGGCGTCGCAGTTCGGCGACCCCCACGCCCCGGGCGTGGTCCCCTCGGCCGTGGTGGTGGAACTGACGCACCTGGCGACGCTCTACCACGACGACGTGATGGACGAGGCGGCGGTGCGACGCGGGGTGCCCAGCGCGAACGTCCGCTGGGGCAACTCGGTGGCCGTCCTCACCGGCGACTTCCTCTTCGCGCAGGCCTCGCACATCCTGGCCGGCCTGGGGCCGGAGGCCGTCCGCGTCCAGGCCGAGGCGTTCGAGCGACTGGTGACCGGGCAGATCCTGGAGACGGCCGGGCCGCAGGAGGGCGACGATCCGATCACCCACTACCTCGATGTGATCGCCGGCAAGACCGGTTCGCTGATCGCGGTGGCCGGCCGCCTGGGGGCGATGATGTCGGGCGCGGACGAGAGGGTCGTGGACATCCTCACCCAGTACGGGGAGCGGATCGGCACCGCCTTCCAACTGGCGGACGACGTCCTGGACATCGCCAGCGACGCGCACGAGTCCGGGAAGACGCCGGGCACGGACCTGCGGGAGGGCGTCGCGACGCTGCCGGTCCTCCACCTGCGGGCCCGCGCGGCACGGAGCGGCGCGCCGGACGACCTGGCCCTGTGCGCGCTGCTGGACGGCGACCTGACCGACGACGTCCGTCACGCCGAGGCGCTGGCCGGGCTGCGCGCCCACCCGGCGCTGGACGAGGCACGCCGGGACACCGTCCGCTACGCGGACGAGGCCCGCGGGATCCTGGCGCCCCTGCCGGACTGTGCGGCCAAGGAGGCGCTCTCCTCCCTGTGCGACTCGGTGGTCCATCGGGCGGGTTGA
- a CDS encoding LolA family protein codes for MAQNRPMKRALRYAVPATVAGAAIATVGLVPALATSGGGPDLPKITAEELITRIASSETESLSGTVKITTDLGLPALPGAGSFDAGRHGGSGGEGGTEGADPQAKLMELASGTHILRVAVDGPDRQRLSVVEEAAEYSLVHNGKDVWAYDSAANAVHHTVLPEVPEGAAAPEESPGGLEKITPRKAAQEVLKAVDDTTSVTVDGTAKVAGQDAYQLLIRPRQSDSTVGSVRIAVDADSGVPLKFTLTPRDGGKAVVDVGFTEVDFAKPAADTFEFTPPKGAEVTEERPTGAGDVSRREPHDGGERNANQGLPSGLEVIGRGWDTVAEIRLPGGGRADLAKGPNDPKDAGTPEAEKLLDGFTDEVTGDFGTGRVFTTRLVNALITDDGTVYVGAVTKEGLVKAADAAEKAGRSDTGDGSTGR; via the coding sequence ATGGCACAGAACCGACCGATGAAGAGGGCGCTGCGGTACGCCGTGCCGGCCACCGTGGCCGGGGCGGCGATCGCGACCGTCGGCCTCGTACCGGCCCTGGCCACTTCCGGTGGCGGCCCCGACCTACCGAAGATCACCGCCGAGGAGTTGATAACGAGAATCGCCTCCTCGGAGACCGAGAGCCTCTCCGGCACGGTGAAGATCACCACCGACCTGGGGCTGCCCGCCCTGCCCGGCGCGGGCTCGTTCGACGCCGGCCGCCACGGCGGGAGTGGCGGCGAGGGCGGGACGGAGGGCGCCGACCCGCAGGCCAAGCTCATGGAGCTGGCCTCCGGCACCCACATCCTGCGCGTCGCCGTCGACGGTCCGGACCGGCAGCGTCTCTCCGTCGTCGAGGAGGCCGCCGAGTACAGCCTCGTCCACAACGGGAAGGACGTGTGGGCGTACGACAGCGCCGCCAACGCCGTCCACCACACCGTCCTGCCCGAGGTGCCCGAGGGCGCCGCCGCGCCGGAGGAGTCTCCCGGCGGGCTGGAGAAGATCACTCCGCGAAAGGCCGCCCAGGAGGTCCTCAAGGCGGTCGACGACACCACCTCGGTCACCGTCGACGGCACGGCGAAGGTCGCCGGGCAGGACGCCTACCAGCTGCTCATCCGGCCCCGGCAGTCGGACAGCACGGTCGGATCGGTGCGGATCGCGGTGGACGCGGACAGCGGTGTGCCGCTGAAGTTCACCCTCACCCCCCGGGACGGCGGCAAGGCCGTGGTCGACGTGGGCTTCACCGAGGTGGACTTCGCCAAGCCGGCCGCGGACACCTTCGAGTTCACCCCGCCCAAGGGGGCCGAGGTCACCGAGGAGCGGCCGACCGGTGCGGGGGACGTCTCCCGGCGGGAACCCCACGACGGTGGGGAGCGGAACGCGAACCAGGGCCTGCCGTCCGGTCTGGAGGTCATCGGCCGGGGCTGGGACACGGTCGCCGAGATCCGGCTGCCCGGTGGCGGACGGGCGGACCTCGCGAAGGGGCCGAACGACCCGAAGGACGCGGGGACGCCCGAGGCGGAGAAGCTCCTCGACGGCTTCACCGACGAGGTCACCGGGGACTTCGGCACCGGTCGGGTCTTCACCACCCGTCTCGTCAACGCGCTGATCACCGACGACGGCACCGTGTACGTCGGCGCCGTCACCAAGGAGGGCCTGGTCAAGGCGGCGGACGCCGCCGAGAAGGCCGGCCGGAGCGACACCGGGGACGGTTCGACCGGGCGGTAA